A genomic window from Bordetella genomosp. 9 includes:
- a CDS encoding carbon-phosphorus lyase complex subunit PhnI → MYVAVKGGERAILNSYRMLDCYRRGDPAVPALTLAQIREQMPLAVSRVMAEGSLYDPHLAALALKQAAGDTIEAIFLLRAYRTTLPRFGYTQPMDTARMGLQRRISATFKDVPGGQVLGPTYDYTQRLLDFSLEDDAPAEPLPPADDPVAAEMPRVTDLLRRESLIEGEAVPPGDPAPFDLTRQPLTFPASRPARLQNLARADEGYLLSMGYSTQRGYGNTHPFAAEIRYGTVEVEMFVEELGFAVTLGEIEVTECQMVSQFAGDPQEGPRFTRGYGLVFGYGERKAMSMALVDRALRAKELGEAGDSPANDHEFVLYHSDNVEASGFVQHLKLPHHVDFQANLALVRRMRAELAAQAAQADGQDAARHAAQDARHPEQHDAPGLAPAAGATLDEAIAS, encoded by the coding sequence ATGTATGTAGCCGTGAAGGGTGGCGAACGCGCCATCCTGAATTCGTATCGCATGCTGGACTGCTATCGCCGCGGCGATCCGGCGGTACCGGCGTTGACCTTGGCGCAGATACGCGAGCAGATGCCGCTGGCGGTGTCGCGCGTCATGGCCGAAGGCTCGCTGTACGATCCCCATCTGGCGGCCCTGGCGCTGAAGCAGGCCGCGGGCGACACGATAGAGGCGATCTTCCTGTTGCGCGCCTATCGCACCACGCTGCCGCGCTTCGGCTACACGCAGCCGATGGACACGGCGCGGATGGGCCTGCAGCGGCGCATTTCGGCCACGTTCAAGGATGTGCCGGGCGGCCAGGTGCTGGGCCCTACCTACGACTATACGCAGCGCCTGCTGGACTTCAGCCTCGAAGACGACGCGCCGGCGGAGCCGCTGCCGCCCGCCGACGACCCCGTGGCGGCGGAGATGCCGCGCGTCACCGATCTGCTGCGCCGCGAGTCGCTGATCGAAGGCGAAGCCGTCCCGCCGGGCGACCCGGCGCCTTTCGACCTGACGCGGCAGCCGCTGACCTTTCCCGCCTCGCGTCCGGCGCGCCTGCAGAACCTGGCGCGCGCCGATGAAGGCTATCTGCTGTCCATGGGTTATTCGACGCAACGCGGCTACGGCAACACCCACCCCTTCGCCGCCGAGATCCGCTACGGCACGGTGGAAGTCGAGATGTTCGTCGAGGAACTCGGCTTCGCCGTCACGCTGGGCGAGATCGAGGTGACCGAGTGCCAGATGGTCAGCCAGTTCGCCGGCGACCCGCAGGAAGGGCCGCGCTTCACCCGCGGCTACGGGCTGGTGTTCGGCTACGGCGAACGCAAGGCCATGTCGATGGCGCTGGTCGACCGGGCGCTGCGCGCGAAGGAACTCGGCGAAGCCGGCGATTCCCCGGCCAACGATCACGAGTTCGTGCTGTATCACAGCGACAACGTCGAGGCGTCCGGCTTCGTCCAGCATTTGAAGCTGCCCCATCACGTGGATTTCCAGGCCAACCTGGCGCTGGTGCGGCGCATGCGCGCGGAACTGGCCGCGCAGGCGGCGCAGGCCGACGGACAGGACGCCGCGCGACATGCCGCGCAGGACGCGCGACACCCCGAACAACACGACGCGCCAGGCCTGGCCCCGGCCGCCGGCGCCACCCTGGACGAGGCCATCGCATCATGA
- a CDS encoding OmpA family protein, whose amino-acid sequence MSAIRLSGPGRFPATIGACLRWILWLACAGLVLAGCQTVHKGLTPAQIAVLKQEGFKQTEEGWELGLSDKVLFDFDAYVIKPEAGQNLQRLTGNLLRVGLDRMRLDGHTDNVGAADYNQQLSLRRAQAVADVVKAAGMPAANIQVRGLGATRPVADNGSAAGRAENRRVAIVITVE is encoded by the coding sequence GTGTCCGCAATCCGTCTTTCCGGCCCTGGCCGTTTTCCCGCCACGATCGGCGCCTGCCTGCGCTGGATCCTGTGGCTGGCCTGCGCCGGACTGGTGCTGGCCGGCTGCCAGACCGTGCACAAGGGGCTGACCCCGGCGCAGATTGCCGTGCTCAAGCAGGAAGGCTTCAAGCAGACCGAGGAAGGCTGGGAGCTGGGGCTGTCCGATAAAGTGCTGTTCGACTTCGACGCCTACGTCATCAAGCCGGAAGCCGGCCAGAACCTGCAACGCCTGACCGGCAACCTGCTGCGGGTCGGCCTGGACCGCATGCGGCTGGACGGCCATACCGACAATGTCGGCGCCGCCGACTACAACCAGCAGTTGTCGCTGCGGCGCGCCCAGGCCGTCGCCGACGTCGTCAAGGCCGCCGGCATGCCGGCGGCCAACATCCAGGTGCGCGGGCTGGGCGCGACCCGGCCGGTGGCCGACAACGGCAGCGCGGCCGGCCGTGCGGAAAACCGCCGCGTCGCCATCGTCATCACCGTGGAATAA
- a CDS encoding alpha-D-ribose 1-methylphosphonate 5-triphosphate diphosphatase, with product MPTTLLTHARIVLADDVLENASLLIEDDVIAAVDPVNARPDHVVDLRGHTLVPGLVDLHCDAIEKEAEPRSRVLFPLEFAVAQVDRRNAAAGITTPYHAVSFANREWGVRNNETAAQVIRMVHAFRQHSLVDNRVHCRYEVTDPHAVPVLTSLMDEGVVHLLSVMDHSPGQGQFKTLDAYLEYMMGNHGMSREQAEEAAQAKTAAREGAVGRVEHLLERARLNGIPTASHDDDSVHRIAAMRALGVAMSEFPITLDTAKAAVSCGLPTILGAPNVLRGQSQSGSMRAIDAIRAGVASCLCSDYQPSTLIAAAFVAARQASLPLPRALALVTSNPADAAGLRDRGRIQAGLRADLTAVAMVGGQPLVSHTWSAGRLVFSAGYPLPSHHAEPASQGSAALAA from the coding sequence ATGCCGACGACGCTGCTGACCCATGCCCGCATCGTGCTGGCCGACGACGTACTCGAAAACGCCTCGCTGCTGATCGAGGACGACGTTATCGCCGCGGTGGATCCCGTCAACGCGCGGCCTGACCACGTTGTCGACCTGCGCGGCCATACGCTGGTGCCCGGCCTGGTCGACCTGCACTGCGACGCCATCGAAAAAGAGGCCGAGCCGCGCTCCCGCGTGCTGTTTCCCCTGGAGTTCGCGGTGGCGCAGGTGGACCGCCGCAATGCCGCCGCCGGCATCACCACGCCCTACCACGCGGTGTCTTTCGCCAACCGCGAATGGGGCGTGCGCAACAACGAAACGGCCGCGCAGGTCATCCGCATGGTGCATGCCTTCCGGCAGCACAGCCTGGTGGACAACCGCGTGCACTGCCGCTACGAAGTCACCGATCCCCACGCGGTCCCGGTGTTGACCAGCCTGATGGACGAAGGGGTGGTGCACCTGTTGTCGGTCATGGACCATTCGCCTGGCCAGGGCCAGTTCAAGACGCTGGACGCCTATCTCGAGTACATGATGGGCAACCACGGGATGAGCCGCGAACAGGCCGAGGAAGCCGCGCAGGCCAAGACGGCGGCGCGCGAAGGCGCGGTCGGCCGCGTCGAGCATCTGCTCGAACGCGCCCGCCTGAACGGCATCCCGACCGCCAGCCATGACGACGATTCCGTGCATCGCATCGCGGCGATGCGCGCCCTGGGCGTGGCGATGAGCGAGTTCCCCATCACCCTGGATACCGCCAAGGCGGCCGTGTCGTGCGGGCTGCCGACCATACTGGGCGCGCCGAACGTATTGCGCGGGCAGAGCCAGAGCGGCTCGATGCGCGCCATCGACGCGATACGCGCGGGCGTCGCCAGCTGCCTGTGCTCCGATTACCAGCCGTCCACGCTGATCGCCGCCGCCTTCGTCGCGGCGCGTCAGGCGTCGCTGCCGCTGCCAAGGGCGCTGGCGCTGGTCACGTCGAATCCCGCCGACGCCGCCGGCCTGCGCGATCGCGGGCGCATCCAGGCGGGCCTGCGCGCCGACCTGACCGCGGTGGCCATGGTGGGCGGGCAGCCGCTGGTCAGCCATACCTGGAGCGCCGGCCGGCTGGTTTTCTCGGCGGGCTATCCCCTGCCGAGCCATCACGCCGAGCCCGCCAGCCAGGGCAGCGCGGCGCTGGCGGCCTAG
- the phnK gene encoding phosphonate C-P lyase system protein PhnK: MATTPLLSVRGMTHTWDGIHGCRDIDFDLYPGEVLCVVGESGSGKSTLLQAVSCQVAPQAGSVRYDLREEGPTDLATLSSARLRLLARTDWGFVRQNPRDGLRMQVSAGANIAERLMAVGQRHYGGLREVAGNWLHKMEIDVGRLDDRPAAFSGGMQQRLQIARNLVTHPRMVFMDEPTASLDVSVQARLLDLLRQLVSDLGLAAIVVTHDLAVARLLAHRTLVMRGGHVVESGLTDQILDDPQHPYTQLLVSSILQG; this comes from the coding sequence ATGGCGACCACCCCCTTGCTCTCCGTGCGAGGCATGACGCACACCTGGGATGGCATCCACGGCTGCCGCGACATCGATTTCGACCTGTACCCCGGCGAAGTGCTGTGCGTGGTGGGCGAATCGGGATCGGGCAAGAGCACCTTGCTGCAGGCGGTGTCGTGCCAGGTGGCGCCGCAGGCCGGCAGCGTGCGCTACGACCTGCGCGAAGAAGGCCCGACCGATCTGGCGACGCTGTCCAGCGCGCGCCTGCGGCTGCTCGCGCGCACCGACTGGGGCTTCGTGCGGCAGAACCCGCGCGACGGGCTGCGCATGCAGGTCAGCGCGGGCGCGAATATCGCCGAACGGCTGATGGCGGTGGGCCAGCGGCACTATGGCGGCCTGCGCGAGGTCGCCGGCAACTGGCTGCACAAGATGGAGATCGACGTGGGGCGCCTGGATGACCGGCCGGCCGCGTTTTCCGGCGGCATGCAGCAGCGGCTGCAGATCGCCCGCAACCTGGTGACGCACCCGCGCATGGTGTTCATGGACGAACCGACCGCGTCGCTGGACGTGTCGGTGCAGGCCCGGCTGCTGGACCTGCTGCGCCAGCTGGTATCCGACCTCGGACTGGCCGCGATCGTGGTCACGCACGACCTGGCGGTGGCGCGCCTGCTGGCGCATCGCACGCTGGTGATGCGCGGCGGCCACGTCGTCGAAAGCGGCCTGACCGACCAGATCCTCGACGACCCGCAGCACCCGTACACGCAGCTGCTCGTATCTTCCATATTGCAGGGCTAG
- a CDS encoding alpha-D-ribose 1-methylphosphonate 5-phosphate C-P-lyase PhnJ — MSTATPSFATAAQGDIPRDPHYNFAYLDESTKRMLRRALLKAVAIPGYQVPFGSREMPLPYGWGTGGIQVTAAIIGSGDVLKVIDQGSDDTTNAINIRRFFARVTGVRTTESTQAASIVQTRHRIPETPLREGQIMVFQVPIPEPLRWLEPSETETRTMHALAEYGGMHVKLYEDIAQHGHIATTYDYPVVVNERYMMRPSPIPKFDNPKLDGNPALMLFGAGREKRVYAVPPYTRVKSLDFEDHPFTVEKWQDCCALCGSHDSYLDEIILDDKGSRQFVCSDTEYCADRQSAGHRGHAAEGSAA, encoded by the coding sequence ATGAGCACCGCCACGCCATCCTTCGCCACCGCCGCGCAGGGCGACATCCCGCGCGATCCGCACTACAACTTCGCCTACCTGGACGAATCGACCAAGCGCATGCTGCGCCGCGCGCTGCTGAAAGCCGTGGCGATTCCTGGCTACCAGGTGCCGTTCGGCAGCCGCGAAATGCCGCTGCCTTACGGCTGGGGCACCGGCGGCATACAGGTGACGGCCGCCATCATCGGGTCCGGCGACGTGCTGAAGGTGATCGACCAGGGCTCGGACGACACCACCAACGCGATCAACATCCGCCGCTTCTTCGCCCGTGTGACCGGTGTGCGCACGACGGAGTCCACGCAGGCGGCATCGATCGTGCAGACGCGCCATCGCATTCCCGAAACGCCGCTGCGCGAAGGACAGATCATGGTGTTCCAGGTGCCGATTCCGGAGCCCCTGCGCTGGCTGGAACCGAGCGAAACCGAAACACGCACCATGCACGCGCTGGCCGAGTACGGCGGCATGCACGTCAAGCTGTACGAAGATATCGCGCAGCATGGCCATATCGCCACGACGTACGACTATCCCGTGGTGGTCAATGAGCGCTACATGATGCGCCCGTCGCCCATTCCCAAGTTCGACAACCCCAAGCTGGATGGCAATCCGGCGCTGATGCTGTTCGGCGCCGGCCGTGAAAAGCGGGTGTATGCGGTGCCGCCCTATACCCGCGTCAAGAGCCTGGATTTCGAGGATCATCCGTTCACCGTGGAAAAGTGGCAGGACTGCTGCGCGCTGTGCGGATCGCACGACAGCTATCTGGACGAGATCATCCTGGACGACAAGGGCAGCCGGCAATTCGTCTGCTCGGACACCGAATACTGCGCGGACCGTCAATCCGCCGGGCATCGCGGCCACGCCGCCGAAGGGAGCGCGGCATGA
- the phnL gene encoding phosphonate C-P lyase system protein PhnL, with protein MTERHIMMEARGLSKLFTLHNQGGITLPVLRDVSFDAARGECLVLAGPSGTGKSTLLRCLYGNYLATSGSIRVRDGEDWVDLTRAPEQRILQLRRDVIGYVSQFLRAVPRVSTLDVVAEPLRHRGVGAGEARERAAGLLERLRLPRRLWDLPPATFSGGEQQRVNIARGFIAGHPLLLLDEPTASLDAGNREVVVALIRDAVAEGRCVIGIFHDDAVRDAVSTRVLALEPAAAALQE; from the coding sequence ATGACCGAAAGACACATCATGATGGAAGCGCGGGGGCTGTCCAAGCTCTTCACGCTGCATAACCAGGGCGGCATCACGCTGCCGGTGCTGCGCGATGTTTCCTTCGACGCCGCGCGCGGCGAGTGCCTGGTGCTGGCCGGGCCTTCCGGTACCGGCAAGAGCACGCTGCTGCGCTGCCTGTACGGCAACTACCTGGCGACCTCGGGCAGCATCCGGGTGCGCGATGGCGAGGACTGGGTGGACCTGACCCGCGCGCCCGAACAGCGCATCCTGCAACTGCGCCGCGACGTGATCGGCTACGTCAGCCAGTTCCTGCGCGCCGTCCCGCGCGTATCGACCCTGGACGTGGTGGCCGAGCCGCTGCGCCACCGTGGCGTGGGCGCCGGCGAAGCCCGTGAACGCGCCGCCGGGCTGCTGGAACGGCTGCGCCTGCCCCGGCGCCTGTGGGACCTGCCGCCCGCCACCTTCTCCGGCGGCGAACAGCAGCGCGTGAATATCGCGCGCGGCTTCATCGCCGGCCATCCATTGCTGCTGCTCGATGAACCGACCGCGTCGCTGGACGCGGGCAATCGCGAAGTCGTCGTCGCCTTGATCCGCGACGCCGTGGCCGAGGGCCGCTGCGTGATCGGCATCTTCCACGACGACGCCGTGCGCGACGCCGTGTCGACGCGCGTCCTCGCCCTGGAACCGGCCGCCGCGGCCCTGCAGGAGTAA